The Prevotella fusca JCM 17724 genome includes a window with the following:
- a CDS encoding AMP-binding protein, with protein sequence MESIKSFNACIEQSIKDNWDKDALTDYLGATLQYHDVARKIEKLHILFENSGLKKGDKVALCGRNSSSWAVVFFATLAYGAVAVPVQHEFKPEQIYNIVNHSEARLLFVGDVVATTIDGEQMPQLEGIVYLPDFSLLLSRSESLTHARENLNALFGKKYPKFFRSEDVNYFKDEADDLALINYTSGTTGFSKGVMLSYRSLRSNLGWAEADLKPHIKPDSKVLCMLPMAHMYGMICEFVCQFSFGSHLYFLTRLPSPSLIAQACADIHPAIVVAVPMVVEKIIRKNVFPKVQSTATRMLLKMPVVSKKVKQNIRSVVMEVFGGNAYEIITGGAALNKEIEDFLTSIDFPVTSGYGATECGPMITYSDYKDFVPGSCGTAVVSMEVRIISPDPANVPGEVITKGENVMLGYYKNEEASKAVLDDDGWYHTGDLGTMSEDGHLFIRGRIKNMLLGSNGQNVYPEEIEDKLNSMTMVSECIVIQRDDKLVGLVYPDMDEAKELGFSPSDLQDVMEQNRMELNGMLPSFCHLSAIELRDEEFVKTPKKSIKRYLYQEK encoded by the coding sequence ATGGAATCTATAAAAAGTTTTAATGCGTGCATAGAACAGAGCATCAAAGATAACTGGGATAAAGATGCTCTGACGGATTATCTTGGTGCTACACTTCAATACCATGACGTAGCACGTAAGATAGAGAAATTACACATTCTCTTTGAGAACAGTGGCTTGAAGAAGGGTGACAAGGTTGCGCTTTGCGGTAGGAACTCCTCTTCATGGGCAGTTGTATTCTTTGCGACACTCGCTTATGGAGCTGTAGCAGTACCTGTCCAGCATGAGTTCAAGCCAGAACAGATATATAATATTGTCAATCATTCAGAAGCAAGGCTTCTCTTTGTAGGCGACGTTGTTGCTACAACTATCGACGGGGAACAGATGCCCCAGCTTGAAGGAATCGTCTATTTGCCTGATTTCTCATTGCTCCTTTCGCGTTCAGAGTCTTTGACGCATGCTCGTGAAAACTTGAACGCACTCTTTGGAAAGAAATATCCAAAGTTCTTCCGTTCAGAGGATGTAAACTATTTCAAGGATGAGGCTGACGACCTTGCATTGATTAATTACACCAGTGGAACGACAGGTTTTTCAAAGGGAGTAATGCTGAGTTACCGTTCTCTACGTAGCAACTTAGGATGGGCAGAAGCCGATTTGAAGCCACATATCAAACCAGACAGCAAAGTTCTTTGTATGCTTCCGATGGCACACATGTATGGTATGATTTGCGAGTTTGTCTGTCAGTTCAGCTTTGGTAGTCATCTTTATTTCCTTACCCGTCTGCCAAGTCCTTCTCTTATAGCTCAGGCTTGTGCAGACATTCATCCTGCCATCGTCGTGGCTGTGCCCATGGTTGTGGAGAAGATTATCCGCAAGAATGTCTTTCCTAAGGTTCAGAGTACGGCAACCCGTATGTTGTTGAAGATGCCCGTTGTCAGCAAGAAGGTGAAGCAGAACATCCGTTCCGTTGTCATGGAGGTCTTTGGAGGGAATGCTTACGAGATTATTACAGGTGGTGCTGCCCTTAACAAGGAAATCGAGGACTTCCTGACAAGTATTGACTTCCCTGTTACCAGCGGATATGGTGCTACGGAATGCGGTCCGATGATTACTTATAGTGATTATAAGGACTTTGTGCCCGGTTCCTGTGGTACGGCCGTTGTAAGCATGGAGGTAAGGATTATCAGTCCTGATCCTGCAAACGTTCCAGGTGAGGTAATCACTAAAGGCGAGAATGTAATGCTTGGGTATTACAAGAATGAAGAAGCCAGCAAAGCCGTTCTTGACGATGATGGATGGTATCATACGGGGGATCTTGGAACGATGAGTGAGGATGGTCATTTGTTTATTCGTGGTCGTATAAAGAACATGCTTTTAGGTTCAAATGGTCAGAATGTTTATCCAGAAGAGATAGAAGATAAGCTGAACTCTATGACGATGGTCAGTGAGTGTATTGTCATTCAGCGTGATGACAAGCTGGTCGGGTTGGTTTATCCGGATATGGATGAAGCTAAGGAATTGGGCTTCTCTCCGTCGGATTTGCAGGATGTCATGGAACAGAACCGTATGGAACTGAATGGTATGCTTCCGTCTTTCTGTCATCTTTCCGCCATTGAATTGCGTGATGAGGAGTTTGTAAAGACACCGAAGAAGAGCATTAAACGTTATCTTTACCAGGAGAAGTAA
- a CDS encoding DNA alkylation repair protein: MNEQIHEQLKEIKRSFRLLMNGVASHSMRQKGVSYKINWGVPIPDLQKMAAEYGKNYELAIELWKEDIRECQVLATLIMPAERMDEDLVEVWMERLRTQEMAELLAFHLLQYLDFAPALAYKWIASDCNMYQLCGYQLLARLFARGMEPNERGINEFLDQVHVTLAGESLPLRHAAYNCVLSFCDLGADFDVIAQKALADLNIL, encoded by the coding sequence ATGAACGAACAAATACATGAACAACTAAAGGAGATAAAACGGTCTTTCCGTCTGCTGATGAATGGCGTGGCATCACATTCCATGCGTCAGAAGGGCGTTTCGTACAAGATAAACTGGGGTGTTCCTATTCCTGATTTGCAAAAGATGGCGGCAGAATACGGCAAGAACTATGAACTCGCCATAGAACTTTGGAAAGAAGATATACGTGAATGTCAGGTGCTTGCAACGCTTATTATGCCTGCAGAGCGGATGGATGAAGACCTCGTTGAGGTATGGATGGAGCGCCTCCGCACGCAGGAAATGGCAGAGCTGTTAGCCTTCCACCTGCTTCAGTATCTTGATTTTGCGCCTGCCCTGGCATATAAATGGATAGCATCCGACTGCAATATGTATCAGCTTTGCGGCTATCAGCTGCTTGCCCGTCTGTTTGCCCGTGGTATGGAACCCAATGAGCGAGGTATCAATGAGTTCCTTGATCAGGTTCATGTCACGTTGGCAGGGGAGAGTCTCCCGTTAAGGCACGCAGCTTATAACTGCGTTCTCAGCTTCTGTGACTTAGGTGCTGACTTTGATGTCATTGCGCAGAAAGCACTTGCAGACCTCAATATTCTTTAA